A region of Vitis vinifera cultivar Pinot Noir 40024 chromosome 15, ASM3070453v1 DNA encodes the following proteins:
- the LOC100244389 gene encoding transcription termination factor MTEF18, mitochondrial, with translation MPFLSTITITSLCTYLSRQLSSLPKNSNLSHIPSKHRSQAVLLAQKALTDYFHSTRSLPFLYAEHIGRNSFYSLYDPISKVEFSLSSFAKSFERFLRYHPINEFEFFFESIGITQKEISGFLPPNKFFFAEDGRILNAAGALSGFGFPWNKLGILYKAEASIFDKDSDDLSRRLCRFKDYGLSNVSVIGICLAFPFVLGGKGDLGVEAGALFDDLKRVFVDFDLGSFVEENVDAWYEICRKIRLFYDLGCEKGKIGELMGRSRNIFLEYSEEVLVRKMDFFCRLNVRKAGIGLLLLECPEILSFDLEAPVISVMGFLKHFGLGLQKSKSVARMYPYVLGRNKMANLPHVMRALDLHEWFFGMMKNGNHRLLGNYVLSHPDEDLDEDYRVGLEKIQSSRTPAHTINKLNFLHGIGYGENLLTMKVLEHVHGTSSELQERFNCLLHAGLEFSKLCTMISFSAKILNQKPEILERKVNFLIQEMGLSLQYLDVFPAYLCFNLDNRIKPRYRCHVWLAENGLCTKNYSLASMIATSEKSFIARLYGIHPAVPKLWLECFSPQKDQ, from the coding sequence ATGCCCTTCCTCtccaccatcaccatcacctcTCTCTGCACCTATCTCTCCCGCCAACTCAGCTCTCTCCCAAAGAACTCAAACCTCTCCCACATCCCCTCTAAGCACAGATCTCAAGCCGTCCTGCTTGCCCAAAAGGCCCTCACGGACTACTTCCACTCCACCAGGTCCTTACCCTTCCTCTATGCCGAGCACATTGGCAGGaattcattttattctttatacGATCCCATTTCGAAGGTCGAGTTTTCCCTTTCCTCCTTCGCCAAGAGCTTTGAGAGGTTCCTCAGGTACCATCCCATCAACGAATTTGAGTTTTTCTTTGAAAGCATTGGGATAACCCAGAAAGAAATTTCTGGGTTTTTGCCTCCCAACAAATTCTTCTTTGCGGAGGATGGAAGGATCTTGAATGCGGCTGGTGCgctttcgggtttcgggtttccaTGGAACAAGCTCGGGATACTGTACAAGGCGGAGGCGTCGATTTTCGATAAGGATTCGGATGATTTATCTCGTAGGTTGTGTCGGTTTAAGGATTATGGGCTTAGTAATGTATCTGTTATTGGAATTTGTTTGGCTTTTCCGTTTGTTTTGGGTGGGAAGGGTGATTTAGGTGTTGAAGCTGGTGCATTGTTTGATGATTTGAAAAGGGTTTTTGTGGATTTTGATTTGGGGAGTTTTGTGGAGGAAAATGTGGATGCTTGGTATGAGATTTGCAGGAAAATTAGGCTATTTTATGATCTTGGTTGTGAGAAGGGTAAGATTGGAGAACTAATGGGGAGGAGTAGAAACATTTTTCTCGAGTACTCGGAAGAGGTTTTAGTTAGAAAGATGGATTTCTTTTGTAGGTTGAATGTTAGGAAGGCAGGTATTGGCTTGTTGCTTCTAGAGTGCCCAGAGATTCTGAGTTTTGATTTGGAGGCACCAGTAATTTCAGTGATGGgttttttgaaacattttggaTTGGGGTTACAGAAGTCGAAGTCTGTTGCCCGAATGTATCCATATGTTTTGGGAAGAAATAAAATGGCTAATTTGCCTCATGTGATGAGAGCATTGGATCTTCATGAATGGTTTTTTGGTATGATGAAGAATGGGAATCATCGGCTGCTGGGTAATTATGTTTTGAGTCATCCTGATGAAGACTTGGATGAAGATTATAGAGTTGGCTTAGAGAAAATTCAATCGTCAAGAACCCCAGCTCACACAATTAATAAGCTGAACTTCTTGCATGGAATTGGGTATGGGGAGAATCTTTTGACCATGAAGGTCTTGGAACATGTGCATGGTACTAGCAGTGAGTTACAGGAGCGGTTCAATTGCCTTCTCCATGCAGGACTTGAATTCTCAAAGCTCTGCACAATGATAAGCTTTTCGGCAAAGATCCTAAACCAAAAGCCAGAAATTCTTgaaagaaaagtgaattttCTCATCCAGGAAATGGGGTTATCTTTGCAGTACCTTGATGTTTTCCCAGCATATTTGTGTTTTAACTTAGATAACAGGATTAAGCCTAGATATAGATGCCATGTGTGGCTTGCAGAAAATGGTTTGTGTACAAAAAATTACTCACTTGCAAGTATGATTGCAACTAGTGAGAAAAGCTTCATAGCTCGCCTTTATGGCATTCATCCAGCTGTTCCCAAACTTTGGTTAGAGTGTTTCTCGCCCCAAAAAGACCAATGA